In one Nicotiana tomentosiformis chromosome 6, ASM39032v3, whole genome shotgun sequence genomic region, the following are encoded:
- the LOC138894977 gene encoding cytochrome P450 94A2-like: MQFVFSDLLGDGLLLVDGEKWKTQRHFLSHIFHADTFRYRVKSSTIKELSGRLIPLFSRADIDKATLDLQDIFHRLTFDILCQVGFSHDPEYLLPSLPEKPLIDAFETAIKISMRRFTCPSILWKAKKLLNIGSEENLRYAVDVLREYVKKRIAGKVEKFSMQNSSIDEGGDFFDRFITRALKYNVVVDEKFVIDTGINFILAGDDTLFSALIWFFWLVSSHPQVEKEIVKEIEEKDDDDLNEMVYTHASICESMRLYPPVPLELKQGQGLVLEKKLLSCR, encoded by the exons ATGCAATTTGTTTTCTCAGACTTATTAGGGGATGGACTTTTACTTGTAGATGGAGAGAAATGGAAAACCCAAAGGCATTTCCTCAGTCATATATTCCACGCGGATACATTTCGTTATAGAGTAAAATCATCCACCATTAAAGAGCTCTCTGGCCGTCTTATTCCTTTATTCTCTAGGGCAGATATAGATAAAGCTACTCTAGACCTCCAGGACATATTTCATAGGCTTACATTTGACATTCTATGCCAGGTAGGTTTTAGCCATGATCCAGAATACTTGTTACCATCTCTCCCTGAGAAACCATTAATAGATGCTTTTGAAACTGCAATAAAGATCAGTATGAGAAGGTTCACTTGCCCTTCCATCTTGTGGAAAGCTAAAAAGCTTCTTAACATTGGATCTGAAGAGAATCTCAG GTATGCAGTTGATGTACTCAGAGAATATGTAAAGAAGAGAATCGCGGGAAAGGTGGAGAAGTTTTCGATGCAAAACTCTTCCATAGATGAGGGAGGCGATTTTTTTGACAGATTTATAACAAGGGCTCTCAAATACAATGTAGTAGTTGATGAGAAGTTTGTCATAGATACAGGTATTAATTTCATCCTGGCTGGTGATGACACGCTATTTTCAGCTTTAATATGGTTCTTTTGGCTAGTCTCGAGTCACCCACAAGTAGAAAAGGAGATTGTCAAAGAAATCGAAGAAAAAGATGATGATGATTTGAATGAAATGGTGTATACACATGCTTCGATTTGTGAAAGCATGAGACTATACCCACCAGTTCCTCTTGAATTGAAGCAGGGCCAAGGACTTGTCTTGGAAAAGAAATTGCTTTCATGCAGATAA